The DNA region TCCTCACGCACTACATACTTATCCCCTGCAGCGCGGGCGGTATGGGGAGGCGTTTTGACCAGCAGCGGACCGCCCTTCGCAAGATTGGATTCCCCGCGAAAAATTGACTCTTCGTACAATGCCGCTTCCGGAAGATTCCAGTACACATTACCCAGGTTCATAAAACCCTGCTGACTCAGTTTGTAGTCCGATGCCAGCGCCTTCGCTTCTTTGGCCGCTGGCGTTTGTATATTTAAAAAGTTTTTCATGTCCAGTCCCTCACAAGTTTTCTATCTCCGATATACAGTTCGTTGGGGGCTTCAGGATCGAGAGCCCACTTGATACGACCCAGGCCGTCCGTGATGCTTTTGACAGTGCCACAAAAGCTTAACCGCAGGTGGCCGTCAACTCCAAAAGCCGCACCGGGAACAGCCAATACGAGGACTTTGTCAATCAGGAAGTTCGAGAGTTTAAACGAATCCTTCTCGTAGGCGCTGAAATCGGCGAAGCAATAAAAGGTACCGTCCGGCTTGGTGACCTTCACTCCATTAAAAGCGTTCAATCGATCCAGCATTATATTTCGATTATTTTCAAGATCCTGTCGCAGGTTTTCCACGCCGGACTGAATTCCGTTTAGTGCGCCAATAGCCGCTTTCTGCAGCACGATAGATGGCCCGGATGTCTGATTCCCCTGGATGTTGGCCATGGTTTCCACAATCCTCTTGTTGGCAATAGCCCAGCCAATGCGAAAACCGGTCATGGCATACTGTTTCGATACACCGTTAATCAGGATAAGTTTAGAGTTCTCCGTGAGATCCGAGGCATATTCGTAACAGTTTACGAACTGTTTGTCATCGAATACCAACCGATGGTAGATGTCATCCATGATTAGGTACAGATCGTTCTTTTCACAGAAATTTACAATGTCCGCAATGAATTCTTCGGAGTACATGGCACCGGAGGGATTGTTCGGACTGTTGATGAGCACTGCTTTGGTGTTTGACCCCACCTTCTCCTCGATATCTTTGATGGTCGGATAAAAGGAACCGTCCTCCGGCGCGGCTGCTACCCCACGGGCCCCGCAGAGTTTAGCCATTTCCGGATAGCTCACCCAATATGGTGCGGGATAAACAATCTCATCCTGTGGATCTAGAATCGTTTGCATGGCCACCATAATCGCCTGCTTGGCGCCACTGGATGCGATGACATTATCCGGACTGACGTGCCTACCGTAGTGCTCCTCAGTGTACCGGATAATGGCCTGCTTGAGTGCCGGTGTTCCGTCCACCGGAGCATATCGCACTTCACCGGTGTTTAGATGGGATGCCGCAGCCATGATAGCATCCATGGGCGACTTGTTTGTTGGTTGTCCGCCACCCAGATGAATAACCGGATCCCCTTTATCCCGGAGGACCGCCGCCTTCTCATTCAGCGAGAGAGTCGGGGACGCTCCAATAGACCGTGCAACCTGACTGAGACTCATGTGTTACCCCTTTTGTGTGTAATAATGAATTGATACTGTATAAAATTCAATTTTTAAAATATGAACAAAAAGTACTAAATAAAACTAATTTCGTGTATTTACCAAAATTTTCTGCCTATATAGTGTAAAAATGACCATATATACAAATATAAATGGATATTCACTTAAATATATGAGTAAGTATGTCATCTTTATTCGGTAGCATGAAATTGGGATGATAGGTTGAGATTATTTGGGTGAGCTATGTAAAAAAGTTTACTTATTGAAGTTTTTTTTCGGATTGTGATTTTGGGTGCGATTCGTCGTTGACCGATCTTGTCTGGGAGAGGATTTTAGCGGTATTCTGATCACCAATACGTATCCCGGCGACTATATTTTCGGGAATTCTACGAAACAATCTTCGGCGGGATGTCAGATAAGTGAAGACTGGAAAATGCCAAAGCCGGGAGCGACCTGTAGGTACAGCGCCGCTCCCGGCTTATGGTTGGTAGGGGAACCGTCTGTTAACGTATCGGTACTGGTGATTGATCCAGGATAGTGATTTTAATCCCGATCTCTTCCGATTGAGACTTTAGAATCTTCATAACGACTTTCGTCCAGACAAGTCCTTCGGAAGAATAAATTCGCAGCGCCGTGTTCGTCTTTGTCACGGCCGGATTTTTCAGCAGTCGTAAAAATCCATCCACAAATGTTTGAATATCATCAGGGTAAAGGATTTCAAAAACATGCTCGGTATAAATCGTTTGCGTGTTGTAGCCGAGCAGAGATGAAAACATCGAGTTACCATAATAAATATGGCCGGATGATTTCAGGATCAGTACCGGTTTAGTTCCTTTTTGCTCTAACTTCAGTGACTGTTGCTGTTCAAAATCGACGGCACAATCACGGAATCCGACGGACTTAGGATAGTTCATTATTGTCCTCGTAGTTTATTTTCTGATGGAGTAAAAATTGCGGCCGATATTGCGGAAAAAGAATGGTCCGATTTATCCCGGCCATCATACTTTGGTTAAGAAGAACCAAACATTTTAAAAAGGAAGTCAATTGCATTAGT from Candidatus Neomarinimicrobiota bacterium includes:
- a CDS encoding pyridoxal phosphate-dependent aminotransferase, whose protein sequence is MSLSQVARSIGASPTLSLNEKAAVLRDKGDPVIHLGGGQPTNKSPMDAIMAAASHLNTGEVRYAPVDGTPALKQAIIRYTEEHYGRHVSPDNVIASSGAKQAIMVAMQTILDPQDEIVYPAPYWVSYPEMAKLCGARGVAAAPEDGSFYPTIKDIEEKVGSNTKAVLINSPNNPSGAMYSEEFIADIVNFCEKNDLYLIMDDIYHRLVFDDKQFVNCYEYASDLTENSKLILINGVSKQYAMTGFRIGWAIANKRIVETMANIQGNQTSGPSIVLQKAAIGALNGIQSGVENLRQDLENNRNIMLDRLNAFNGVKVTKPDGTFYCFADFSAYEKDSFKLSNFLIDKVLVLAVPGAAFGVDGHLRLSFCGTVKSITDGLGRIKWALDPEAPNELYIGDRKLVRDWT
- a CDS encoding PAS domain-containing protein; its protein translation is MNYPKSVGFRDCAVDFEQQQSLKLEQKGTKPVLILKSSGHIYYGNSMFSSLLGYNTQTIYTEHVFEILYPDDIQTFVDGFLRLLKNPAVTKTNTALRIYSSEGLVWTKVVMKILKSQSEEIGIKITILDQSPVPIR